The nucleotide window agaaggcgGTGGAAGAGATAGCTTGAGGAGGAGAAGCCGATGGCAGTTTTTCTTCACGTCGCCAGCCTGATTCACGCCCCAACCACTGTTTTCTTCACGTCGCCACCACTTTCTTCACGTCGCCAGTCACGATGGCTCTGTTACCATGTTGTAGCCGTGAGGTTTGGAGCCTTGTCgtgagatgtggagagagagagagagtagcagccataattggagaaagaaaaaccttaatcattcactaaccctaatctccattataaagagattagggtagaaaggagatttacagattacatcaaacagaaataaaggaaatattaaagagatcttataactctttaatattacaaagagccacttagaaacataaaatcttctaattcaacaataCTCATGCTGGTGAAAGACAAAATTAAGCTGGAtgttaacttttaaatatatagGTTTTAGGAACGTTTTTCTTGGAGATTGATATTAGATGTTTTGTACATTTTAGTTATATCAACAGTTGATCTTGTTCTGCTGGACCCACTATCACTGGACAGAGTGTTGAGGAGAATCTGCTGTCTTCACATGAATCTTTAAATTAGCATTTTACACAACCTACTTGGTCTAGCTGGTATTTTGAAGTTCTTTCTATTCTTTTATGCCCAGTAGTTGTGCGGTCCTAGTGAGATTTTTTTATTGGACTTTAAGTAACCTACTATTTTATTGGATCAGAGAAAGGTGTGTATACACGAAGTTCTCTAGACCGAAGGCTTAATATGGTTATGAGCACTTGTTATCATATAACCATTTAAATTATTTCTGCAGCATGTGACCAATTCTAAGTTTTGGATGTGAAATGCAGTGGCTGGAAACTCTGTAGGTATAAAAATCCATGCAGTTTTTGTTTCCAAGGCATCAGGTGAAGAACTGAAGAAGTATGCTGGTGTGATTGACATGAACTTGTGGATAGTTCCAACATTTGAAAATTCAGCATGGTCCATCATGGCAATCTCTTTCATATGTCTACTTGCAATATCAGCAGTGCTTGCAATGTGTTTCTTTGTGCAAAGGCATCGGATAAGAAGACAGCGTCCTCAGTTCCCTCATGTTCGTGAGTTCCACGGAATGAGCAGTCACCTGGTGAAAGCAATGCCGAGCATAATATTTACTTCAACAACTGAAGATAGCTGTACATCATGCACATGTGCTATTTGCCTTGAGGACTACGCTCCTGGGGAAAAACTAAGAGTACTACCTTGTCGTCACAGTATGTTCTGCTTTCTGCATTGCTTTTCCGCATAGATAATTGCTGCATCTGTATAGTTATGTCTGCTCTAGAAAAACTCCTTTTCTGCTGATGTCTTGTATTGATTCGGATTTGCTTGTTTGTGATTTTTGGCACTCTACAGAGTTTCATGCAGTATGCGTGGATTCATGGCTTACAATCTGGAGGACTTTCTGCCCTGTCTGCAAGCATGATGCAAGAACAAATATGAGCAGTCCTCCGGCATCGGAGTGCACACCGTTGCTTTCACCACCAGTATCTGTTTCAGCATCCCCCTCTTCCTCTGCTGTATTATCATCTTCCCGTTCGTATCTAGCAGCATCACCTGCCATACGAATAGCTCAGTCTTCATATCATTCTCCATCTTCCTCTGCTGTATTATCATCTTCCCATTCTCATCTAGCAGCAGCACCTGCTATACGAATAGCTCAAGCTTCATATCATTCTCCTGTCTGTTCTTGGAGTCAATCTCTTGCGACTACTCCCGCCATTCAACGTACATTTAGGTATTACAGTAACTCTCCAGCTATGAGCAGCCACTTAAGTTCCACAGATCTGCAAACAGTAGCATTTCAAAGATCCCGTGCTTCTCCTCTACGTTCTCCTCATTCTTTAGGTCTACCTTATTTGTTTTCCTCTGCTGGTTCAACCCATGGTTCTCAAGTTCATGGTTCCTCTTATCTTCCTTGCTCCCACAATGCATCTCCATACCATCTTGCATCTCCACTCTATGTGGGGTCTTCAAGTAGGCATCCGTGTCTATTGCATCATAGTGAATCAACTACAAgcttctctcctctttcttctgcCCACTCTCTTCCTGGTTGTTGATTGACCACTCAATCTTCCGTGAAAAAGGCTTGAGTTGAAAGATATGAAGTTCAATATTTTCAAAGTGTCTTTTGTGGTTCTCTTGTCCAGTGATCGTGAATGAGAGGATGCAGTTAGTTTCAGAGACTGCTTCCGAGGTGGAACGGTATGTCCAGTGTATGATCTATTTCCCTGATTCTTGTTCTTGTCCCAGTTGGAATGATGAGATATCGCAAAAAGAGTGTAAAATACACATCCAAACATGTAGATGCAGgagcgcgcgcacacacacacacgcacaaaATAACCTATTCTAACTGCATTTGCATTGCAAGGCTCGACAGGATCTGCGAACAAAGTGCGGTGACGTCTGAGGTTTCAACAGTTCAAAGGCAGGTCATATTTTCGAAAACTTTCAAGcgtaaatataaattttaatatgGTTAATGGCAAAAGTGCTGCGGATATTTTCTCATTGTGTTTAGATCAAAACTTGAGTGTTTTCACCACATCATATTTAAAGCAAAACCTGTTGAAGCGATTCATCCTATAATATTTTGATGGcagcccacacctgcctcctgCTCACATGTTATGTTTTCGAAAACTTTCAAGcgtaaatataatttttttcatatggtTAATGGTCAAAATGCTGCGGAGCCAATTTAAATCAAAACTTGGGTGTTTTCACCGCAGCATATTTAAAGCAAACCCTAATGAAGCGATTCATCCTATAATATTTTGATGGCAGCCAACACCTGCCTCCTGCTCACATGTTATGTTTTCGGAAACTTTCAAGcgtaaatataaattttattacGGTTAATAGCGAAAGGTCTACTGAGATTTTCACATTGTGTTTAAATCAAAACTTGTGTGTTTTCACCACGGTGAAGCGATTCACCCTATAATATTTTGATGGCAGCCCACGCCTGCCTCCTCCTGCTACTGCGATTCTCAACAACAGAAGGATAGTAAACcttaaaaatatgtaaattcCTCTCGTTTCCCAAGACAACTTATTTCTTTTTCGGAGCCAATTTGTTGCGTTTGTGGATAATAATGATTTAAATATCAGAGCCTTTCAAGGTAAACCCGAACAAGAGATGGACATTCAGATGCCGGCAACCCTTTGTTAGGTGGGTGGGGTAGTCCGAAGCCTTGTATTTACATGAGTATCTCTGTTTCATGGCATCTTTTCCTTAAAGCCTGACTGGTGCATACTCTCCTGCTGACGAAAGAGGAATGTCTTGAGGAACGGATGGATGTCTTGCCGTTCTATGAGGAGGGGCAGCCAGCGGCAGGAACTAATTGATTCAAGCTGCAAAATCTGAACATCATTGGCTGCATGGTTAAAACTACAGTGTTGAACTATGTCAATTGTAGGTCCAGTCATCTTTCTGAGTCAACGGTGACTCATTCGAATTAACAGCATATTGCTTCCTGGTCCAATCAAAGGAGGAAGCGTTAATAATAGTCTCCTCAGTGGTCTAGGGCATACTACATCTCGTTATTGTTGGctgtcttttgtttttctttgtttcttgatgCTGCAGTAGGTTGGGATTATTCTGAGTGGTCGGAAATAGTCTGCCCTTATCCTTGAGGCATTGTACGCTTTTGTCATTAGTGGTTTAATCTCCATCCTTGTGGCTTATAACATAGTCATATGTCAGATCAAAAGAGCAGTTATAAACCCGTATTTGTAAATTATTCTGTTTGGAAGTTAGACATGTTTATTCCTGCTGTCCTTATTACAATGTCCATCCACCTAGATAAGGAGTTGGGCACAAGTTAAAAGAGGCCCAGTTATCCCTAAGGGGATTGGCATATCGGTCGGGGTGAGGCCAATAGGCAGCTGGTGCTCGTTTCAAATTCTCGTGGTGTCAATCTTTTATGCTACAAAAGAAGGGCTATCAACCTGAAAGTTGAAGCATTGTGAGGACGGTACTTCGAGACACCG belongs to Nymphaea colorata isolate Beijing-Zhang1983 chromosome 13, ASM883128v2, whole genome shotgun sequence and includes:
- the LOC116267123 gene encoding receptor homology region, transmembrane domain- and RING domain-containing protein 5-like translates to MELGSSGRHNGKYIYFPLLCIAFSLVLKTATANVVLNGKNVSLSFDDVEASFTPAVVGSGDCGMLYIAEPLNACIPLKDNVSAEGGRSPIALIIRGGCTFEDKVRNAQDAGFKAAIVYDDEDSGALVSMAGNSVGIKIHAVFVSKASGEELKKYAGVIDMNLWIVPTFENSAWSIMAISFICLLAISAVLAMCFFVQRHRIRRQRPQFPHVREFHGMSSHLVKAMPSIIFTSTTEDSCTSCTCAICLEDYAPGEKLRVLPCRHKFHAVCVDSWLTIWRTFCPVCKHDARTNMSSPPASECTPLLSPPVSVSASPSSSAVLSSSRSYLAASPAIRIAQSSYHSPSSSAVLSSSHSHLAAAPAIRIAQASYHSPVCSWSQSLATTPAIQRTFRYYSNSPAMSSHLSSTDLQTVAFQRSRASPLRSPHSLGLPYLFSSAGSTHGSQVHGSSYLPCSHNASPYHLASPLYVGSSSRHPCLLHHSESTTSFSPLSSAHSLPGC